One segment of Acetoanaerobium noterae DNA contains the following:
- the nrdG gene encoding anaerobic ribonucleoside-triphosphate reductase activating protein yields the protein MIKICGIEKESIVDGTGLRYVVFAQGCPHKCVGCHNPESHCFDSGKYKMIDEILNDIKRNPLLKGVTFSGGEPFEQANSFIKLSNEIKAFNKERGLNLDIWCFTGYKAEEIVNSKDKAKLELLKSVDILVDGKFDLNLRTIEKPFVGSSNQRIIDINKSNFNNFVLWNDL from the coding sequence ATGATAAAAATATGTGGAATTGAAAAAGAGAGTATAGTAGATGGAACAGGTCTAAGATATGTTGTATTTGCTCAAGGGTGTCCGCATAAATGCGTAGGTTGTCATAACCCTGAATCCCATTGTTTTGATTCGGGTAAGTATAAAATGATAGATGAAATACTAAATGATATTAAACGAAATCCTTTGCTTAAGGGAGTTACTTTTTCTGGAGGAGAGCCATTTGAACAAGCTAACTCCTTCATAAAGCTTTCAAATGAAATTAAAGCTTTTAATAAAGAAAGAGGCTTAAATTTAGATATTTGGTGCTTCACAGGATACAAAGCAGAAGAAATTGTCAATTCAAAAGATAAAGCTAAGCTTGAATTACTGAAATCTGTAGATATATTAGTAGATGGAAAATTTGATTTGAATTTAAGAACCATAGAAAAGCCATTTGTAGGGTCTTCTAATCAAAGAATTATTGATATCAATAAAAGTAATTTCAATAACTTCGTATTATGGAATGATTTATAA